The Canis lupus familiaris isolate Mischka breed German Shepherd chromosome 36, alternate assembly UU_Cfam_GSD_1.0, whole genome shotgun sequence genome segment CACTTCTGCAGCACTTTGGTTTCATAAAGAACAATCTGTCAGTAGCAACTTGAAAGGAATCTGTCCTCAGATACTTTTAGTTTTCTGAAGTTTAGGGACTTTTGATTCTGGAATTTTCTTGGACTTAAATGTAGTTGAAGGGATGTTGGCACTTGAAAGGCTGGCTATGGATTTTGGGGAGGTATTTTGGTACCTTTAATCAGTTGATGTGATCTTACTCCAGTTTTTAATTGAACACAGTGTTAATGGTGCAGGAATTTGACGCTGAGCTTATTTGTAGCAGACTAAAGACTTGTGCGCTCCAGCAATTTACCTgctaaaagaaatcattaaaatgtatttgttttctcagGGCCATGATCCAAAGGAACCCGAGCAGTTGAGAAAACTGTTCATTGGTGGTTTGAGCTTTGAAACTACGGATGATAGTTTaagagaacattttgaaaaatggggCACACTTACAGATTGTGTGGTGAGTTactaaaggaacaaaaaaaggtTATTAGAGGGATATAGGACCTGTACCAGATGTATTtcactactttaaaatttttgttttgtaggtAATGAGAGACCCCCAAACAAAACGTTCCAGGGGTTTTGGTTTTGTGACTTACTCTTGTGTTGAAGAGGTGGATGCAGCAATGTGTGCCCGACCACACAAGGTTGATGGGCGTGTAGTGGAACCAAAGAGAGCTGTTTCTAGAGAGGTACTTTTTTAACATTACTTTGTGTAATATGAGAGATTCTTGGAGAATTTggtttttgaccttttttttttttttcatttataggaTTCTGTAAAGCCTGGTGCCCATCTAACAGTGAAGAAAATTTTTGTTGGTGGtattaaagaagatacagaagaatATAATTTGAGAGACTACTTTGAAAAGTATGGCAAAATTGAAACCATAGAAGTTATGGAAGACCGGCAgagtggaaaaaagagaggatttGCTTTTGTAACTTTCGATGATCATGATACAGTTGATAAAATTGTTGGTAAGTAGACGTTGATTGGAACTTgattgagaaaacagaaaaggtcTCTTTGTGCTGTGTTAGATTTGCAAATTGCTTAATCGTTTTGTATTGTGTTTAATAGCATGAAGCATATGGCTCAGTTTTCATAATGACTTTCTAGAACACTTCCTCATTCTCagtcacttaaatattttaatgagttATGTACTGAtaaaggttttcatttatttatatgtgctTTTCCAAACATCAAAtaacttctgtttgtttgtttgattaaaaaaaatttttagttcaGAAATACCACACTATTAATGGGCATAATTGTGAAGTGAAAAAGGCCCTTTCTAAACAAGAGATGCAGTCTGCTGGATCGCAAAGAGGTGAGTAGTTCAATATATACAGATACAGTGGTATAAGTGGCATTTGTAAGGTTTTTAAAGCTCTCCCTTGCCCATGTTAAAGGTCGTGGAGGTGGATCTGGCAACTTCATGGGTCGTGGAGGAAACTTTGGAGGTGGTGGTAATTTTGGCCGTGGTGGAAACTTTGGGGGAAGAGGTAAGAGTTCTCTTTCAACGTGTCTACTTGAAATTTATTGgtaaattgtgtatttttaattcataCCTTGTTTTTCCTCAGGAGgctatggtggtggaggtggtggcagcAGAGGTAGTTATGGAGGAGGTGATGGTGGATATAATGGATTTGGAGGTGATGGTAAGTTTTTAAtagatgtttaatattttgactttgtttttgtactttattgaaggttatgtatttgtttatatgttaatttcagttaaaatttgCATGGTTAACCATTAAAGTATGCTTCTGAACTAAAACATCGGAAGACTAgactttttccccctaaatttgAAACATTAGCTGGGTCTTTCATGGCCAATAATATTTATTGTACTAACATTTGAACTAGATTGTCTGTCTTGGGAGAacgtttattattttttcttagtgaactttaattccaaaaattaaaacGATTTTTAAGTTAATTGATAGCCacataaattagaatttaaacttgaatttacacatttatgtttttgttgacttttctacccccccctttttttctttaggtgGCAACTATGGTGGTGGTCCTGGTTATAGTAGTAGAGGAGGCTATGGTGGTGGTGGACCAGGATATGGAAACCAAGGAGGCGgatatggtggtggtggtggaggataCGATGGTTACAatgaaggaggaaattttggaggtgGTAAGCTTTcacttgttttaaatattcaaaatcgTTCATAGTTATTACAGtgttaaaatgtgttaaaatgcaGCTTTTGGTCAttgtaatattataaaatactcAAATGATGGGTGATTTAACTGAATTTTCTTGCTTTGCTGGCCATTTATCAAATTGGTAAAGTGtgttttttatataattgaaatggATGGTTATTTTTCAGTATTGTATTCATTgccagaattttatttaattc includes the following:
- the HNRNPA3 gene encoding heterogeneous nuclear ribonucleoprotein A3 isoform X3, producing MEGHDPKEPEQLRKLFIGGLSFETTDDSLREHFEKWGTLTDCVVMRDPQTKRSRGFGFVTYSCVEEVDAAMCARPHKVDGRVVEPKRAVSREDSVKPGAHLTVKKIFVGGIKEDTEEYNLRDYFEKYGKIETIEVMEDRQSGKKRGFAFVTFDDHDTVDKIVVQKYHTINGHNCEVKKALSKQEMQSAGSQRGRGGGSGNFMGRGGNFGGGGNFGRGGNFGGRGGYGGGGGGSRGSYGGGDGGYNGFGGDGGNYGGGPGYSSRGGYGGGGPGYGNQGGGYGGGGGGYDGYNEGGNFGGGNYGGGGNYNDFGNYSGQQQSNYGPMKGGSFGGRSSGSPYGGGYGSGGGSGGYGSRRF
- the HNRNPA3 gene encoding heterogeneous nuclear ribonucleoprotein A3 isoform X1; protein product: MEVKPPPGRPQPDSGRRRRRRGEEGHDPKEPEQLRKLFIGGLSFETTDDSLREHFEKWGTLTDCVVMRDPQTKRSRGFGFVTYSCVEEVDAAMCARPHKVDGRVVEPKRAVSREDSVKPGAHLTVKKIFVGGIKEDTEEYNLRDYFEKYGKIETIEVMEDRQSGKKRGFAFVTFDDHDTVDKIVVQKYHTINGHNCEVKKALSKQEMQSAGSQRGRGGGSGNFMGRGGNFGGGGNFGRGGNFGGRGGYGGGGGGSRGSYGGGDGGYNGFGGDGGNYGGGPGYSSRGGYGGGGPGYGNQGGGYGGGGGGYDGYNEGGNFGGGNYGGGGNYNDFGNYSGQQQSNYGPMKGGSFGGRSSGSPYGGGYGSGGGSGGYGSRRF
- the HNRNPA3 gene encoding heterogeneous nuclear ribonucleoprotein A3 isoform X2, which translates into the protein MEVKPPPGRPQPDSGRRRRRRGEEGHDPKEPEQLRKLFIGGLSFETTDDSLREHFEKWGTLTDCVVMRDPQTKRSRGFGFVTYSCVEEVDAAMCARPHKVDGRVVEPKRAVSREDSVKPGAHLTVKKIFVGGIKEDTEEYNLRDYFEKYGKIETIEVMEDRQSGKKRGFAFVTFDDHDTVDKIVVQKYHTINGHNCEVKKALSKQEMQSAGSQRGRGGGSGNFMGRGGNFGGGGNFGRGGNFGGRGGYGGGGGGSRGSYGGGDGGYNGFGGDGGNYGGGPGYSSRGGYGGGGPGYGNQGGGYGGGGGGYDGYNEGGNFGGNYGGGGNYNDFGNYSGQQQSNYGPMKGGSFGGRSSGSPYGGGYGSGGGSGGYGSRRF